Proteins from a single region of Gossypium arboreum isolate Shixiya-1 chromosome 1, ASM2569848v2, whole genome shotgun sequence:
- the LOC108483433 gene encoding nucleolin 1-like: protein MGKSSKKSNPKVEAAPAVAAPKSGKKGKRDAEETPEKQVAAKKQKKNDGVAQAIVKKEVEAKTQKKEEETSSSSDDSSESEDEPAPVKKQAAVVKNGSVPAKKAKQASSSDSSDSSSEEDSSSDEEAPAKNTKPVVAKKAAVPAAKTVKADSSSDSSSDDDSDEDDEPAAKKEVAAAKNGAAPVKKAESSDSSDADSSSDEDDEKSKPAPKKAPTAVNKKESSDSSESDSSSDEDVKPPPKNVPSATAKAKTESSDSSSEEDSDVEDVKKAPAVKKASAPPPKKVEDSSSDSSDDSESEDEEALKKEAKVAKKASSSEEEESEESDDDEESDEEEAPKKKDTDVEMVDATTPAKQDLKSAKKAPQTPVTPQTQSTGSKTLFVGNLSFQIEEADVRNFFKDAGEVVEVRFSSDAEGNFKGYGHVEFATAEAAQKALELNGEYLMNRAVRLDLARERGAYTPYSGNGNNSFQKGGKGQSRTIFVKGLDASLDEDTIRNSLQEHFGSCGEISRVAIPTDRDSGAVKGFAYLDFKDEGSLNKALELDGSKLNNQSLSVDEAKPKGDFGSGRGGGRSGGWSGGRDGSGRGGRGGRGGRDGGGRGGRRGGGGRFGGGRGGRGTPYNKPNLAAAGTGRKTTFNDED, encoded by the exons ATGGGAAAATCAAGCAAGAAATCAAACCCCAAA GTTGAAGCAGCTCCTGCTGTAGCTGCTCCTAAATCTGGAAAGAaag GTAAGAGAGATGCTGAAGAAACTCCCGAAAAACAAGTGGCTGCAAAGAAGCAGAAGAAAAACGATGGAGTGGCACAGGCTATTGTGAAGAAAGAGGTTGAAGCTAAGACTCAGAAGAAGGAGGAGGAAACTAGTAGTTCTTCCGATGACTCTTCAGAATCCGAAGAT GAACCTGCACCAGTGAAGAAACAGGCTGCTGTCGTGAAGAATGGATCTGTACCTGCAAAGAAAGCAAAACAAGCTAGCAGTTCTGATTCTTCTGACTCGAGTAGTGAGGAAGATTCATCCTCCGATGAA GAAGCTCCTGCCAAGAATACAAAGCCTGTAGTTGCTAAAAAGGCTGCTGTTCCAGCGGCTAAGACAGTGAAAGCCGATAGCAGTTCGGATTCTTCTTCTGACGATGATTCTGATGAGGATGAT GAACCTGCTGCAAAAAAAGAAGTAGCAGCTGCTAAAAATGGTGCAGCACCTGTTAAGAAAGCAGAGTCTTCAGATTCTTCAGATGCAGATAGCAGCTCGGATGAAGATGAT GAAAAATCAAAGCCTGCTCCTAAGAAAGCACCAACTGCTGTTAATAAAAAGGAGTCTAGTGATAGTTCAGAAAGTGACAGCTCTTCGGATGAAGATGTT AAACCTCCTCCAAAGAACGTACCTTCAGCGACTGCAAAGGCTAAAACTGAATCTAGCGACAGCAGCTCTGAGGAGGATTCTGATGTAGAG GATGTAAAGAAAGCACCTGCTGTGAAGAAAGCTTCTGCTCCTCCCCCCAAGAAGGTTGAGGATTCCAGCAGTGACTCCTCTGATGACAGTGAGTCTGAGGATGAAGAG GCTCTTAAGAAGGAGGCTAAAGTTGCTAAAAAAGCAAGCAGTAGTGAAGAGGAAGAATCTGAGGAATCAGATGATGACGAGGAAAGTGACGAAGAAGAAGCTCCAAAGAAAAAA GACACAGATGTGGAAATGGTCGATGCTACAACACCTGCCAAGCAGGACTTGAAGTCTGCAAAGAAAGCT CCCCAAACACCTGTAACTCCTCAAACCCAATCCACAGGATCGAAGACACTGTTTGTTGGAAACTTATCCTTTCAAATTGAAGAAGCTGATGT AAGGAATTTCTTTAAAGATGCTGGTGAAGTCGTCGAAGTTCGTTTTTCCTCTGATGCTGAGGGGAACTTTAAGGGCTATGGACATGTTGAATTTGCCACTGCAGAGGCTGCACAGAAA GCCCTGGAGTTGAATGGGGAATATTTGATGAACCGTGCTGTTAGACTTGATTTGGCTCGTGAAAGGGGTGCATATACACCATACAGTGG CAATGGGAACAATTCATTCCAGAAAGGTGGAAAAGGTCAATCTCGAACAATATTCGTCAAAGGACTTGATGCATCACTTGATGAGGATACG ATCAGGAATTCCTTGCAAGAACACTTTGGTTCTTGTGGAGAGATTTCTAGGGTGGCTATACCAACAGATCGGGATTCCGGTGCTGTGAAAGG TTTTGCTTACTTGGATTTCAAAGATGAGGGTAGTTTGAACAAAGCTCTAGAACTTGATGGATCAAAACTTAATAATCAATCCTTGTCCGTGGATGAGGCAAAACCTAAAGGCGATTTTGGCAGTGGAAGAGGTGGTGGTAGGAGTGGTGGATGGAGTGGAGGAAGGGATGGCAGTGGCCGTGGAGGTCGCGGTGGTCGGGGAGGAAGGGATGGTGGTGGCCGCGGTGGTAGGCGTGGCGGTGGTGGTCGGTTTGGTGGTGGCAGAGGTGGACGTGGAACACCTTATAATAAGCCAAACCTTGCTGCTGCTGGCACAG GAAGGAAGACTACTTTTAATGATGAGGATTAA